One window of the Salminus brasiliensis chromosome 1, fSalBra1.hap2, whole genome shotgun sequence genome contains the following:
- the fam83a gene encoding protein FAM83A, whose translation MELDSNGLSVQCYLKPRIMGKVRRRLQEMRSPSAQISTMDLSHNESARLATDALLDRGLKAYQQVLVREEEADFLSVEEKGYILGSIKEPAMNSMEELKEEDMSSSSSESSSQTYFPMVSDSEPPCLDFGWPVADWSYHLQGVPSVEVYFQSHNSASVKDLLRGFIRKATTVLAIVMDTFSDVEIFCDILEATKKRNVSVYLLLDQINLPVFKEMCAHLQINKSHLTHMSVRSICGETYCAKSGRKFTGQVKEKFIIIDCTHVLVGTFSFTWLSWQVHRSLAMLFKGASVKAFDIEFRRLYAASKPVPEFSTMADVDDHLSPLPHFTEPPTPTFLTGTNANMSPQANVNHHPQLQNHSSLKQPLLSGLSSQQCFNARPLTSHWLPQRIHRPAVCQRFFPNSYNAGNVSWHLQNNNYHYLHGGVPFNTQRSAHAKLNGGLFGEQHSVVL comes from the exons ATGGAACTAGACAGCAACGGCCTGTCTGTGCAGTGCTACCTGAAGCCCAGGATTATGGGTAAGGTAAGACGTCGTCTTCAGGAGATGAGAAGCCCCTCTGCCCAGATATCCACTATGGACCTGAGTCACAACGAGAGTGCCCGCCTCGCCACTGATGCCCTCCTGGACCGGGGCTTGAAGGCCTATCAACAAGTTCTGGTCCGAGAAGAGGAAGCAGACTTTCTGTCTGTGGAGGAAAAGGGCTACATTTTGGGCAGCATTAAAGAGCCTGCGATGAACAGCATGGAGGAGTTGAAGGAGGAGGATATGTCCAGCTCCAGCTCAGAGTCCAGCTCGCAGACATATTTTCCCATGGTTTCAGACAGTGAGCCTCCCTGCCTGGACTTTGGCTGGCCGGTCGCAGACTGGAGTTACCACCTACAGGGGGTTCCCAGCGTGGAGGTTTACTTCCAGTCACATAATTCAGCCAGTGTGAAAGATCTGCTGCGAGGATTTATCAGAAAAGCAACGACA GTTCTGGCAATTGTGATGGACACTTTCAGTGATGTGGAGATTTTCTGCGATATCCTTGAAGCCACAAAAAAGCGCAATGTGTCCGTCTACCTTCTGCTGGACCAGATCAATCTGCCGGTGTTTAAAGAGATGTGTGCACATTTACAAATCAACAAATCACATCTCACT CACATGTCAGTTCGTAGCATATGTGGAGAAACCTACTGCGCCAAATCTGGGAGGAAGTTCACCGGACAGGTTAAGGAGAAGTTCATAATCATAGACTGCACCCATGTGCTTGTTGGGacgttcag CTTTACCTGGTTGTCCTGGCAAGTTCACCGGAGCCTGGCGATGCTCTTTAAAGGAGCTAGTGTGAAGGCTTTTGACATTGAGTTCCGTCGGCTGTACGCCGCCTCCAAACCAGTACCAGAATTCTCCACGATGGCAGATGTAGATGATCACTTAAGTCCACTTCCACATTTCACAGAACCACCAACTCCAACATTTCTGACTGGAACTAACGCTAACATGAGCCCACAGGCAAACGTCAATCATCACCCCCAACTTCAGAACCATAGTTCCCTCAAGCAACCTCTTTTGTCCGGCCTATCTAGTCAGCAGTGCTTCAACGCCAGACCCCTGACATCACATTGGCTCCCACAGAGGATTCATCGGCCTGCTGTTTGTCAGCGCTTCTTCCCCAACAGTTATAACGCTGGGAATGTTTCCTGGCACCTTCAAAACAACAACTACCACTACCTCCATGGAGGGGTTCCGTTCAACACTCAGCGGTCTGCGCATGCCAAGTTAAACGGTGGTTTGTTTGGGGAACAACACTCGGTGGTGCTGTAA